Proteins co-encoded in one Corylus avellana chromosome ca9, CavTom2PMs-1.0 genomic window:
- the LOC132161720 gene encoding protein N-terminal glutamine amidohydrolase isoform X6, whose translation MRGDLIFLLFSFPTRRNRHIPLWHQKASKRADGVVLWDYHVICIQKRREGDTPHLVWDLDSSLPFPSPLTSYVSETIRPSFELFSEYRRFFRIVHAPIFLQCFASDRRHMKDSAGNWTAEPPAYGPIIAEDGAVHNLNEYNEICAADVMTNAGSDSINAVFTQKLGVLANEGYTNHMKCYFNLFWKERKNI comes from the exons ATTCCATTGTGGCATCAAAAGGCTAGCAAAAGGGCAGATGGGGTTGTTCTCTGGGATTATCATGTGATTTGCATTCAG aaaagaagagaaggtgACACTCCTCACTTAGTGTGGGATTTAGATTCAAGTCTTCCATTTCCTTCTCCTTTAACGTCCTATGTGTCAGAAACTATCCGGCCATCATTTGAGCTCTTTTCTGAGTATCGGAG GTTTTTCCGGATTGTGCATGCTCCAATATTTCTTCAATGCTTTGCATCTGATAGAAGACATATGAAAGATTCTGCTGGGAACTGGACTGCTGAACCTCCTGCATATGGACCTATAATTGCTGAAG ATGGAGCTGTGCACAACTTGAATGAGTACAATGAGATCTGTGCTGCAGATGTCATGACAAATGCAGGAAGCGACTCGATCAATGCGGTCTTCACCCAGAAGCTTGGTGTGCTGGCAAACGAAG gATATACAAATCACATGAAATGCtatttcaatttgttttggaaggaaagaaagaatatatag
- the LOC132162633 gene encoding cytoplasmic tRNA 2-thiolation protein 2 isoform X1, with protein sequence MACNASSCQSNCYRDEEQAREEAVDSSTNPVADDNNQNQNVCVKCKSNEPMSATGGDDGRFCADCFRSNLYGKFRLSVTSYAMISPTDNVLVAFSGGTSSRVALQFVHEMQNKSQKNFDASRDRSLPVFGVGVAFIDESSIVPVPSHEIDKAIQEIRLLVSNLAPPRKELHVVPIENICSSNSSDGRDRLKSLLDVVSDATGKEDLLLHLRMLSLQKIASENGYNRLVLGSCTSRIACHVISATVKGQGYSLPADMQYVDARWETPVVLPLRDCLAQELNILCQLDGLKTVELLKGSCAGINGLVSSFVTLLQEENPSRECTIVRTAGKLTPFHFNRIPENNDSNLLSATRRRQKRYNLKPNESISSESFCPICNSPLNKSDLLRLSNLGSCQTSSESFGAACCSSCRFQILPNDPSSMENFYTLLPQPLIARAKHSSYGNLSLLREQIQDCLVSDSEDES encoded by the exons ATGGCGTGCAACGCATCAAGCTGCCAGTCCAATTGCTACAGAGACGAAGAACAAGCACGAGAAGAAGCAGTAGATAGCTCAACCAATCCAGTTGCTGATGACAATAATCAGAATCAGAATGTGTGCGTCAAGTGCAAGTCCAACGAGCCCATGTCCGCCACCGGCGGCGACGATGGCCGCTTCTGCGCCGACTGCTTCCGGAGCAACCTCTACGGAAAGTTCAGGCTCTCCGTCACCTCCTACGCCATGATTTCTCCCACCGATAACGTCCTTGTCGCCTTCTCTGGTGGCACTTCCTCCAG GGTGGCTCTACAGTTTGTGCATGAGATGCAAAATAAGTCCCAGAAGAATTTTGATGCAAGTAGAGATCGGTCTTTACCGGTGTTTGGTGTTGGAGTTGCGTTTATTGATGAAAGCTCCATTGTCCCAGTTCCTTCTCATGAAATTGACAAAGCAATTCAAGAAATCAGATTGCTTGTGTCCAATCTAGCCCCACCAAGAAAGGAGTTGCATGTGGTTCCAATTGAAAATATCTGCTCTTCTAATTCCAGTGACGGGAGGGACAGATTGAAAAGTCTACTAGATGTTGTTAGTGATGCCACTGGAAAAGAGGATCTTTTGCTACATCTACGGATGTTGTCCTTGCAAAAG ATTGCATCTGAAAATGGATACAACAGGCTTGTACTAGGATCATGCACATCAAGGATTGCTTGCCATGTTATTTCAGCCACTGTAAAG GGTCAAGGatattccttgcctgcagataTGCAATATGTTGATGCAAGGTGGGAGACCCCGGTAGTGCTTCCGCTTCGCGACTGTCTTGCACAAGAGCTCAACATTCTTTGCCAACTTGATGG TCTAAAGACTGTGGAGTTGCTTAAAGGTTCTTGCGCTGGTATCAATGGCTTGGTATCATCATTTGTGACACTATTGCAG GAAGAAAATCCTTCTCGAGAGTGCACGATTGTGAGAACAGCTGGAAAGCTTACTCCATTCCATTTCAACAGGATTCCCGAGAACAATGACTCTAACCTCCTTTCGGCAACCCGAAGGCGTCAGAAGAGATATAATCTCAAGCCTAATGAATCGATATCCTCAGAGTCATTCTGTCCTATCTGTAATAGCCCACTCAACAAATCTGACTTACTAAGGTTGAGTAATCTGGGGAGTTGCCAAACAAGTTCTGAAAGTTTTGGTGCTGCCTGCTGTTCAAGTTGTCGCTTTCAGATACTTCCGAATGATCCATCATCAATGGAGAACTTCTATACGCTTTTACCCCAGCCATTGATTGCCAGAGCAAAGCATAGCAGCTATGGAAATCTCAGTTTGCTTAG AGAGCAGATACAAGATTGCTTGGTTTCAGACAGTGAAGATGAAAGCTGA
- the LOC132162633 gene encoding cytoplasmic tRNA 2-thiolation protein 2 isoform X2, whose amino-acid sequence MACNASSCQSNCYRDEEQAREEAVDSSTNPVADDNNQNQNVCVKCKSNEPMSATGGDDGRFCADCFRSNLYGKFRLSVTSYAMISPTDNVLVAFSGGTSSRVALQFVHEMQNKSQKNFDASRDRSLPVFGVGVAFIDESSIVPVPSHEIDKAIQEIRLLVSNLAPPRKELHVVPIENICSSNSSDGRDRLKSLLDVVSDATGKEDLLLHLRMLSLQKIASENGYNRLVLGSCTSRIACHVISATVKEENPSRECTIVRTAGKLTPFHFNRIPENNDSNLLSATRRRQKRYNLKPNESISSESFCPICNSPLNKSDLLRLSNLGSCQTSSESFGAACCSSCRFQILPNDPSSMENFYTLLPQPLIARAKHSSYGNLSLLREQIQDCLVSDSEDES is encoded by the exons ATGGCGTGCAACGCATCAAGCTGCCAGTCCAATTGCTACAGAGACGAAGAACAAGCACGAGAAGAAGCAGTAGATAGCTCAACCAATCCAGTTGCTGATGACAATAATCAGAATCAGAATGTGTGCGTCAAGTGCAAGTCCAACGAGCCCATGTCCGCCACCGGCGGCGACGATGGCCGCTTCTGCGCCGACTGCTTCCGGAGCAACCTCTACGGAAAGTTCAGGCTCTCCGTCACCTCCTACGCCATGATTTCTCCCACCGATAACGTCCTTGTCGCCTTCTCTGGTGGCACTTCCTCCAG GGTGGCTCTACAGTTTGTGCATGAGATGCAAAATAAGTCCCAGAAGAATTTTGATGCAAGTAGAGATCGGTCTTTACCGGTGTTTGGTGTTGGAGTTGCGTTTATTGATGAAAGCTCCATTGTCCCAGTTCCTTCTCATGAAATTGACAAAGCAATTCAAGAAATCAGATTGCTTGTGTCCAATCTAGCCCCACCAAGAAAGGAGTTGCATGTGGTTCCAATTGAAAATATCTGCTCTTCTAATTCCAGTGACGGGAGGGACAGATTGAAAAGTCTACTAGATGTTGTTAGTGATGCCACTGGAAAAGAGGATCTTTTGCTACATCTACGGATGTTGTCCTTGCAAAAG ATTGCATCTGAAAATGGATACAACAGGCTTGTACTAGGATCATGCACATCAAGGATTGCTTGCCATGTTATTTCAGCCACTGTAAAG GAAGAAAATCCTTCTCGAGAGTGCACGATTGTGAGAACAGCTGGAAAGCTTACTCCATTCCATTTCAACAGGATTCCCGAGAACAATGACTCTAACCTCCTTTCGGCAACCCGAAGGCGTCAGAAGAGATATAATCTCAAGCCTAATGAATCGATATCCTCAGAGTCATTCTGTCCTATCTGTAATAGCCCACTCAACAAATCTGACTTACTAAGGTTGAGTAATCTGGGGAGTTGCCAAACAAGTTCTGAAAGTTTTGGTGCTGCCTGCTGTTCAAGTTGTCGCTTTCAGATACTTCCGAATGATCCATCATCAATGGAGAACTTCTATACGCTTTTACCCCAGCCATTGATTGCCAGAGCAAAGCATAGCAGCTATGGAAATCTCAGTTTGCTTAG AGAGCAGATACAAGATTGCTTGGTTTCAGACAGTGAAGATGAAAGCTGA
- the LOC132191764 gene encoding F-box protein At4g22390-like translates to MIKEQKIKLPPDLITHIFSLLPINSLLRFQCVSKSCLALITDPYLINMSLDTSRERSLIVETSSRHRPKDYYLVNFSDENRLGESTKIYPPFHFQKNLNQTSMIGCCNMLVCIFKSAYLDPYGYYGSKYDNKIVIWNPSIKKNKKLPNEPHLDYDKHNQLITTLGYNPVELNLAFGFDPVNNDYKVLKIVFARVVKADNWGLEPPWTAEIMEPLEIMVYSLKAHSWKRVEDQWPYKEESFIWSGPAFSNGAFYWLVNSALGSTTLLTFDLTTEKFGLQTFPFESYFNVTLEVLGGLLCVSKNTHEGVEVWMMEYGVTSNWSRLYTVPMTFPYHRSLAFSEDGEKILMEDNSRELFWFHIEKKTWYKIIENARCPIFNMNWTAPYVESILLIDGDSDN, encoded by the coding sequence ATGATAAAAGAGCAAAAGATAAAACTTCCGCCTGATCTCATTACCCACATATTTTCACTGCTGCCCATCAATTCTCTGCTGCGTTTTCAGTGTGTTTCGAAGTCATGCTTAGCTCTAATCACTGACCCATATCTCATCAACATGAGCCTCGACACTAGCAGAGAGCGTAGTCTCATTGTTGAGACATCTTCACGCCATCGGCCAAAAGATTACTACTTGGTAAACTTTTCCGATGAGAATCGGCTCGGCGAGTCTACGAAGATCTACCCGCCattccattttcaaaaaaacctCAACCAAACCTCAATGATAGGCTGTTGCAACATGTTAGTTTGCATCTTCAAATCTGCATATTTGGATCCATATGGTTATTATGGATCCAAATATgataataaaattgtgatttggaaTCCATCaatcaagaaaaacaagaaattgCCCAATGAGCCTCATCTAGACTATGATAAGCACAACCAACTCATAACAACATTAGGGTATAACCCAGTCGAACTCAATTTAGCATTCGGGTTTGACCCAGTCAACAATGATTACAAGGTTTTGAAGATTGTATTTGCGAGAGTTGTGAAAGCTGATAATTGGGGGCTTGAGCCTCCATGGACCGCTGAAATTATGGAGCCCTTAGAAATTATGGTATATAGTCTGAAAGCACATTCTTGGAAAAGAGTAGAAGATCAATGGCCTTACAAGGAGGAGTCATTTATTTGGTCGGGGCCGGCTTTCTCCAACGGTGCTTTCTATTGGTTGGTTAATAGTGCACTTGGATCAACCACCCTTCTCACATTCGATCTCACTACTGAGAAATTTGGATTGCAAACGTTTCCGTTCGAATCGTATTTTAATGTGACTTTGGAGGTTTTGGGAGGATTGCTATGTGTTTCTAAGAATACTCATGAGGGTGTTGAAGTTTGGATGATGGAATACGGGGTAACAAGCAATTGGAGTCGGCTTTATACGGTGCCTATGACTTTCCCCTACCACCGATCACTAGCTTTTTCAGAAGACGGTGAAAAGATTCTAATGGAAGACAACTCTAGGGAGCTCTTTTGGTTTCACATAGAAAAGAAGACATGGTACAAGATTATTGAGAATGCTAGGTGTCCTATTTTCAATATGAATTGGACAGCGCCTTATGTAGAAAGCATCCTTCTCATAGATGGTGATAGTGACAATTGA